The following proteins come from a genomic window of Orenia metallireducens:
- the purD gene encoding phosphoribosylamine--glycine ligase produces MKILVVGNGGREHALVWKLKQSERVEKIYVAPGNAGTANLAKNIEIEATDIDKLIKFCKEEKVDLTVVGPEAPLVAGVVDAFEGEGLKVFGPNQAAAQLEGSKVFSKDFMKRYNIPTAKYESFADAKKAIGYIKREGAPIVVKAEGLAAGKGVIVAQTVEEAVAAVEEIMVNEKFGNAGERIVVEEFLEGEEATVLAFTDGQTIVPMIPSQDHKPAYDGDKGPNTGGMGAYAPAPIATEELMAKVYEEILVPTIEGLKKEGIIFKGVLYSGLMIVDGEAKVIEYNVRFGDPEAEVVLPLLKNDLVDIIEAIIEDRLEAVDIEWLNQTSVCVIMASGGYPVAYEKGKEISGIEEAEAEDIIVFQAGTDFKDDKLVTAGGRVLGVTALGNGYQATIDRAYEGVKKIDFADAHYRKDIGAKAVK; encoded by the coding sequence ATGAAGATATTAGTTGTAGGTAATGGCGGTCGTGAACATGCTTTAGTTTGGAAGTTGAAACAGAGTGAAAGAGTAGAGAAGATATATGTAGCTCCAGGAAATGCTGGAACAGCAAATTTAGCTAAGAATATAGAGATAGAGGCAACTGATATTGATAAACTAATCAAGTTTTGTAAAGAAGAAAAGGTTGATTTGACAGTAGTAGGACCAGAAGCTCCTTTGGTAGCAGGAGTTGTTGATGCTTTTGAGGGAGAAGGATTAAAAGTATTTGGACCTAATCAAGCTGCTGCTCAATTAGAAGGTAGTAAAGTCTTTTCTAAAGATTTCATGAAAAGATATAATATCCCTACAGCAAAGTATGAAAGTTTTGCTGATGCAAAGAAAGCAATTGGTTATATTAAAAGAGAAGGAGCTCCTATTGTAGTTAAGGCTGAAGGGTTAGCAGCAGGTAAAGGGGTAATTGTTGCTCAAACTGTAGAAGAAGCTGTTGCAGCTGTAGAGGAGATTATGGTTAATGAAAAGTTTGGGAATGCGGGAGAGAGAATTGTAGTTGAAGAATTCTTAGAAGGAGAAGAAGCAACGGTGTTAGCTTTTACTGATGGACAAACTATCGTTCCAATGATTCCATCTCAAGATCATAAGCCTGCTTATGATGGAGATAAAGGCCCTAATACTGGTGGAATGGGTGCATATGCTCCAGCACCTATAGCTACAGAAGAGCTAATGGCAAAGGTTTATGAAGAGATTCTAGTACCAACTATTGAAGGTTTGAAGAAGGAAGGAATTATTTTTAAAGGAGTTCTCTATAGTGGATTGATGATTGTAGATGGAGAAGCTAAGGTTATAGAGTATAATGTTCGTTTTGGTGATCCAGAGGCAGAGGTAGTATTACCTTTATTAAAGAATGATTTAGTAGATATTATAGAAGCAATAATCGAAGATAGATTGGAAGCTGTTGATATTGAGTGGTTAAATCAGACAAGTGTATGTGTAATTATGGCTTCTGGTGGGTATCCAGTTGCCTATGAAAAAGGAAAAGAGATTAGTGGTATAGAGGAAGCTGAAGCTGAAGATATTATAGTCTTTCAAGCAGGGACAGACTTTAAAGATGATAAGCTAGTAACGGCAGGCGGACGGGTATTAGGAGTAACTGCCTTAGGTAATGGATACCAAGCCACTATTGATAGAGCTTATGAAGGGGTTAAGAAGATAGATTTTGCTGATGCCCATTATAGAAAGGATATTGGAGCTAAAGCAGTTAAATAA